Below is a window of Desulfobulbaceae bacterium DB1 DNA.
AGAGCACCGATTGCGCCTCATCGATGTGCAGAACCAGCGTCGGGGAGACGTTTTTCCCGCTGGAATAGACCCGGCCCACAAAGGCCTGGATCATGGAGATGATGACCTTGCCCGCCGTATAGGCGGCCCGCTTGGTAAGCAGAGACCCGAGCTGCACAACCAGGATGATGCCCTTGCCCTGCTCCAGTCGCCGGACAAAACGGTTTTCATCGGCCTTACCGATGATCCTGCCCACATTCCCCGAAGTAAGTTCGGTCAGGGCCACCCGCAGGGAACTGGCCACCTTGGAATAGTAATCAGCCGGGGTGCTCAGGATTTTCTGGATATCACGGGAAAGCTGTTCCGCTTCCGGCGTGTCGATGTAATCGATTTTTTCCTTCAACCGCTCCAAGTCCTGATGGCTGATGTGGTTCTTGATGTCGTTGAGATTGAAAGAAGGTTTTCTGCCGGCAACTTCCGCCAGCATGATCAGGGCCTGAACCACCACCAGACTCACCTCGTAGGCCACGCCGAAAAAGTACGGCTCTCTGCCAACGGCAACCCCGGCGGTGATATGGGCAACCAGCTCCTCCGGCATATAGTAGGACGAAAGCGGATCGAGAATGGCACTGTACTGCGGGAAAATCGGAGTGATCAGCATCAGATCCTGTTGCCGGCCTGTGTCGATAGCAAGCTGGGTGATTTTGGAAAAGAGGTCGATATCACCCTTCGGATCGATGGCCACCACGGAATATCCCTTGCGGATGTCCTGTTCGATAATGTGCTCCATAACCCGGGTCTTGCCGACCCTGGTCGTGCCGAAACACCAGAAATGTCCTTTCCGGTAAGAATCGGGAAAGCCTAGTACCATGTAACATTTATAAATTCGGATAAAGACGTTTCAGCTTAATTCTTGCATCCGTTGTAGTAAACTGCCAATCAATTTTTCTGGTGCTGTTGTTTCGGTCGCTTTCCCATGCCGCTACTTCAGCCTGCATGGTTGACATGTCGGCGATCCGACGGTTCAGGCATTGTCCTTTTAGCACACTGAGTTCAATCTCTGCCATATTGAGCCAACTGCCATGCTTGGGTGTATGGTGAATATCCAGTCGCTCTATAGTGGACCCCAGTTTTGAGACAGCAATTTAAGCTATGCGCTACCATCAAGGAGCAGGAAGTGATGAGCGAAAAGAAAAAGAGAAAGGTCCACACTCCGGAGTTCAAGGCAAAGGTTGGCTTGGAGGCACTGAGGGGGCAAAAAACAATCAATGAGATCGGGCAAGAGTATGGCGTCCATCCCATTACGGTTGGGCACTGGAAGAAAGAGATCCAGGAGCAAGCCAAGACCTTGTTTGAAGGCAAAAGAGGCCCCAAGCCGATTGCCGGGCACCAAGAGCCGGAGCTGCTGTTCAGTGAGATTGGAAAGCTGAAGGTAGAACTGGACTGGCTTAAAAAAAAGTCCGGGATCAGCCGGTAATGACACGACGAGGCTGGATAGCCAAAGAAGGGGTGATTTCCGTGAGTCGGCAATGCATTCTGGCCGGGGTCTCTCGTGCGACGCTTTACGCGCAGCAGAAGTCCAGGCCTGTCAAGGAGGATAGTCTGCTGTTCAGTCGTCTGATCGACGAGGAATACACCCGTCACCCGTTTTACGGCAGTCGCCGGATGGTGATCTTTCTCGAAACAGCAGGCTATGCCGTGAATCGAAAACGGATACAAGGTCTGATGCGGGGAATGGGCCTGGCAGGTATGGCGCCCGGGCCGAATACCAGTAAACCGTGTCCCGAGCACAAGGTGTATCC
It encodes the following:
- a CDS encoding transposase; this translates as MSEKKKRKVHTPEFKAKVGLEALRGQKTINEIGQEYGVHPITVGHWKKEIQEQAKTLFEGKRGPKPIAGHQEPELLFSEIGKLKVELDWLKKKSGISR